From the Candidatus Zixiibacteriota bacterium genome, one window contains:
- a CDS encoding SCO family protein produces MGRYKIIYWTIWLAIAASVLILTAGSARSQVVMDSVAQLQKIDVEEHLGDTIPMDLMFTDDEGNSVRIGDYFGQDKPVLMVLAYYECPMLCNLILNGIVQGIKDLDWRPGEDYQIVTVSINPRETYELAAAKKKNYLSSLQISSASKGWSFLTGEESQSKALADAFGFKYYWDEKKQQYAHPAVIYLLSEDGKITRYLYGIDYKRQDLKLALLEASEGKIGSTLDKLILYCYHYDPDSEGYVVFAGNVMRLGGVLTLVLLAMFLGGLWYREHHKKTRGRSADKPLNQAR; encoded by the coding sequence ATGGGGCGCTACAAAATCATATATTGGACAATATGGCTCGCTATAGCCGCAAGTGTTCTCATCTTGACAGCCGGTTCCGCTCGTTCGCAGGTTGTCATGGACAGCGTGGCGCAGCTTCAGAAGATCGACGTTGAGGAACATCTGGGCGACACTATCCCCATGGATCTGATGTTTACCGACGACGAGGGCAACAGTGTTCGAATCGGCGATTACTTCGGGCAGGATAAGCCGGTGCTCATGGTGCTGGCTTATTATGAGTGCCCGATGTTGTGCAATCTCATTTTGAACGGTATCGTGCAGGGGATAAAGGACCTCGATTGGCGTCCGGGCGAGGACTATCAGATCGTTACGGTGAGTATCAACCCTCGCGAGACGTACGAGCTGGCGGCGGCCAAGAAGAAAAACTACCTGTCGTCGCTTCAGATATCCTCAGCATCGAAAGGCTGGAGCTTTTTGACAGGTGAGGAGAGCCAGTCGAAAGCGCTGGCGGATGCTTTCGGCTTCAAATATTACTGGGACGAGAAAAAACAGCAGTATGCTCATCCGGCGGTGATTTACCTGCTTTCCGAGGATGGAAAGATCACGCGTTATCTCTACGGTATCGATTACAAAAGGCAGGATTTGAAGCTGGCCCTGCTTGAGGCATCGGAGGGCAAGATAGGCTCGACCCTGGATAAATTGATTCTGTACTGCTATCACTATGATCCCGACTCCGAGGGCTATGTGGTTTTTGCCGGGAACGTGATGAGGCTTGGCGGTGTTTTGACTTTAGTTCTATTGGCCATGTTCCTGGGCGGGCTGTGGTACCGGGAACATCACAAGAAAACTCGGGGGCGAAGCGCGGACAAGCCACTGAATCAGGCGCGATAA